A genome region from Coregonus clupeaformis isolate EN_2021a unplaced genomic scaffold, ASM2061545v1 scaf0414, whole genome shotgun sequence includes the following:
- the LOC121554507 gene encoding uncharacterized protein LOC121554507 yields the protein MTTSKMIMALCMIFPLVRVMDASQSSAIRLMSANVGDTVTLHCFHEGNLAMHFLWYKQPFGNNPQLMSTFYEYEKNAIFYHDFKGNPRVSVESGNGINHLRISDVQLSDSAAYYCGSSYSNMVEFGEGDLLIVKGSGSRNNTVVQQSVSESVQPGDSVTLNCTIHTETCAGEHSVYWFRHGSGESHPGIIYTHGDRSDQCEKSPEAGSPTQSCVYNLPKRNLSLSDAGTYYCAVASCGEILFGNGTKLDIKDNGADPLLLVYCLSATLSLSFILIIVLGCIMYNMNNRKCLQCRGPVSQTRGPAVSSSDSATQDADSLHYVALNLSNKKNRSRRQRSNIKEETVYSGIRQ from the exons ATGACAACTTCAAAGATGATCATGGCACTGTGTATGATATTTCCACTTGTCAGAGTGATGG ATGCGTCACAATCCTCAGCCATCCGTCTCATGTCAGCCAATGTTGGAGACACAGTGACTTTGCACTGCTTTCATGAAGGCAATTTGGCAATGCACTTCTTGTGGTACAAGCAACCCTTCGGAAATAATCCTCAACTCATGTCAACCTTTTATGAGTATGAAAAGAATGCTATATTTTACCATGACTTTAAGGGTAACCCTCGTGTCTCAGTGGAAAGCGGCAATGGAATAAACCACCTAAGGATCTCAGACGTACAGCTTTCTGATTCAGCAGCATATTATTGTGGAAGTTCTTACTCCAATATGGTGGAATTTGGAGAAGGAGACCTTCTTATTGTAAAAG GTTCAGGATCCAGAAACAACACCGTTGTACAGCAGTCTGTGTCTGAGTCAGTCCAGCCaggagactctgtgactctgaactgtacaatacacactgagacctgtgCAGGAGAACACAGTGTCTATTGGTTTAGACATGGCTCAGGAGAATCCCATCCAGGAATAATTTACACCCATGGAGACAGGAGTGATCAGTGTGAGAAGAGCCCTGAGGCTGGGTCTCCTACACAGAGCTGTGTCTACAACCTCCCCAAGAGgaacctcagcctctctgatgctgggacttactactgtgctgtggcctcatGTGGGGAGATACTGTTTGGAAACGGGACCAAGCTGGACATCAAGG ACAATGGCGCAGACCCTCTTCTCTTGGTGTACTGCCTGAGTGCAACATTGAGTCTCTCGTTTATCCTGATCATTGTCCTTGGTTGCATCATGTACAACATGAACAACAGAAAGTGTCTGCAGTGCAGAG GACCCGTCTCTCAGACAAGAGGTCCAGCAGTCTCTTCTTCAGATTCAGCG ACCCAAGATGCAGACAGTCTCCATTATGTTGCTCTGAATCTGAGCAACAAGAAGAACAGGTCTAGAAGACAGAGAAGCAACATTAAGGAAGAGACGGTGTACTCTGGGATCAGACAGTAG